Proteins encoded in a region of the Salvia miltiorrhiza cultivar Shanhuang (shh) unplaced genomic scaffold, IMPLAD_Smil_shh original_scaffold_180_2, whole genome shotgun sequence genome:
- the LOC131003237 gene encoding pentatricopeptide repeat-containing protein At4g13650 isoform X2, with translation MLLARRGYFPHFSLQRFRLVASANFLCKEIRKNHRTYHVGVLEQCLEIRDSPDAKFEGENLKTELCENDEVSGGLFNLSTPAKELNVSDVLNDLSRCRNLSFYDKTKPFYVGRDSYREVLNISRELDKIVTLDDGSVANILQACIGVKVSFHFVQLLHAKIIRCGFSTTPHVCNPLIDLYLKNEYVDSAVHIFKSMRARDSVSWVVMISGLSRNCHELDSIQLYSEMRRLGVFPTPYVFSSIISACTKISLYGVGQQLHALICKWGFSSEVYVCNSLVSLYSRCGNLTSAELIFSEMQQRDKVSYNTLISGFSMQGSVGKSIELFEKMQTESLKPDSVTVASLLGSCALMGDLHKGIQLHSYAIKADNVVLWNVMLVAYGQLGDLHESFNLFSQMQIKGLRPNQYTYPSILRTCTSVGALDLGQQVHTQAIKTGFQPNVYVCSVLIDMYVKNGELETAMKIFRRLNEDDVVSWTAMISGFAQHDMFAEAIKLFEEMQERGIQTDNIGLASAISACAGIQALKQGRQIHSQSIVSGYSSDISVENALVCLYARCGCIQEAHLTFEKMHSRDNVSWNGLISGFAQSGKHEEALKVFTHMTQAGEEEANMFTYGSAISAAANLAHVKLGKQIHGRTIQTGHHSETEVCNVLVTLYAKCGCLDDAKRVFVEMPQKNEISWNAMITGYSQHGYGRKAIELFEHMNMLELKPNHITYVGVLTACSHVGLVEEGLSYFRSMSEQHGLVPKQEHYACVVDILGRAGQLGRAEAFMQSMPIEPDAMIWRTFLSACTVHKNRDFGEVAAKHLLELEPNHSATYVLTSNMYAVTGEWDHRDHTRLLMRNRGVKKEAGRSWIEVKNSVHAFFVGDRLHPLADEIYNYLDELTEKVAAIGYVPDQNSLWNEVELRQKDPAAHFHSEKLAVAFGLLSLPSIIPLHVMKNLRVCNDCHNWIKFISKVVDRTIIVRDAYRFHHFQDGSCSCNDYW, from the exons ATGTTGCTCGCTCGACGTGGCTACTTTCCACACTTTTCCTTGCAACGATTTCGATTAGTAGCTTCAGCGAACTTCCTCTGCAAG GAAATTCGTAAAAATCATCGAACTTACCATGTGGGTGTTCTAGAGCAATGCCTGGAGATCAGAGACTCTCCAGATGCCAAGTTTGAAGGGGAAAACTTGAAAACGGAGCTGTGTGAAAACGATGAAGTTTCTGGCGGGCTTTTCAATCTGAGTACACCTGCAAAAGAGTTAAATGTTTCAGATGTATTGAATGATCTTTCACGATGTAGAAATTTGAGCTTCTACGATAAAACAAAACCCTTCTATGTTGGGAGGGATTCATACAGGGAGGTATTGAATATTTCACGAGAACTTGACAAGATAGTTACTCTAGATGATGGCTCCGTGGCAAATATTCTGCAGGCTTGCATTGGTGTTAAAGTTTCTTTTCACTTTGTTCAACTGCTTCACGCTAAGATCATCCGTTGCGGTTTCAGTACAACCCCTCATGTTTGCAATCCTTTGATTGACTTATACCTGAAGAATGAATATGTAGATTCTGCAGTTCATATTTTTAAAAGCATGCGTGCGAGGGATAGTGTGTCTTGGGTTGTCATGATATCAGGCTTGTCTCGTAATTGTCATGAATTGGACAGTATCCAGCTTTATAGTGAGATGCGAAGGTTAGGAGTATTTCCAACTCCATATGTTTTTTCAAGTATTATAAGTGCCTGCACTAAGATAAGCTTGTATGGAGTAGGTCAACAACTTCATGCTCTAATATGCAAGTGGGGGTTCTCGTCAGAGGTCTATGTATGCAACTCTCTTGTCTCGCTTTATTCTAGATGTGGAAACTTAACATCCGCTGAACTGATTTTTAGTGAAATGCAGCAAAGGGACAAAGTTTCATACAACACTCTTATTTCAGGGTTCTCTATGCAAGGATCAGTTGGTAAGTCCATCGAATTGTTTGAGAAAATGCAGACTGAGTCCTTAAAACCAGATAGTGTTACAGTTGCAAGTTTACTGGGCAGTTGTGCTTTAATGGGGGATCTTCATAAGGGAATTCAATTGCATTCGTATGCAATCAAGGCAG ATAATGTGGTGCTATGGAATGTGATGCTAGTGGCGTATGGACAGCTAGGCGATCTTCACGAGTCTTTCAACCTTTTTTCACAAATGCAAATTAAGGGCTTGAGACCTAACCAATACACATATCCTAGCATTCTAAGAACATGCACTTCTGTTGGAGCACTTGATCTAGGACAGCAAGTTCATACCCAAGCTATAAAAACTGGATTTCAGCCAAATGTGTATGTCTGTAGTGTGCTTATAGATATGTATGTCAAAAATGGTGAACTAGAAACTGCCATGAAAATTTTCAGACGTCTTAATGAAGATGATGTAGTTTCTTGGACAGCTATGATCTCTGGATTTGCTCAACATGACATGTTTGCTGAAGCTATTAAACTTTTTGAGGAAATGCAAGAACGAGGGATTCAAACAGATAATATAGGATTAGCAAGTGCTATTAGTGCTTGTGCTGGAATTCAAGCTCTAAAACAAGGACGTCAAATTCATAGTCAGTCTATTGTCTCTGGCTATTCCTCAGATATATCAGTTGAAAATGCACTTGTATGTCTCTATGCTAGATGTGGTTGTATACAAGAGGCACACTTGACATTTGAGAAAATGCATTCTCGAGATAACGTTTCGTGGAATGGTTTGATATCAGGATTTGCACAGAGTGGAAAACACGAGGAGGCACTGAAGGTCTTCACTCATATGACTCAAGCTGGAGAGGAGGAGGCTAATATGTTCACCTATGGCTCTGCTATTAGTGCAGCTGCAAATTTGGCACATGTGAAACTAGGTAAGCAAATTCACGGCAGAACAATTCAAACAGGGCATCATAGCGAGACAGAAGTGTGCAATGTGTTAGTTACATTGTATGCAAAGTGTGGATGCCTTGATGATGCCAAGAGGGTGTTCGTGGAGATGCCTCAGAAAAATGAAATTTCATGGAATGCAATGATTACTGGTTATTCTCAACATGGATATGGTAGGAAAGCTATAGAGCTCTTTGAGCATATGAACATGCTTGAGCTAAAGCCAAATCATATAACGTATGTTGGGGTTTTGACTGCCTGTAGCCATGTAGGATTGGTGGAGGAGGGGCTTAGTTACTTCAGATCCATGAGTGAACAACATGGTTTAGTACCCAAACAAGAACACTATGCTTGTGTGGTCGATATTCTGGGGAGGGCAGGTCAACTTGGCCGTGCAGAAGCATTCATGCAATCTATGCCAATTGAACCAGATGCTATGATCTGGAGGACCTTCTTAAGTGCTTGCACAGTTCACAAAAATAGAGATTTTGGTGAAGTTGCAGCAAAGCATCTCTTGGAGTTAGAACCTAACCACTCTGCTACTTATGTTCTCACGTCGAACATGTATGCTGTTACCGGTGAATGGGATCATCGGGATCATACAAGGCTCCTCATGAGAAACAGAGGCGTGAAGAAAGAGGCTGGTCGTAGTTGGATTGAAGTGAAAAATTCAGTCCATGCATTTTTTGTTGGTGATAGACTCCATCCTCTTGCAGATGAGATTTACAACTACTTGGATGAACTAACCGAGAAGGTGGCCGCAATTGGTTATGTGCCAGATCAAAATAGCCTATGGAATGAGGTGGAGCTTAGGCAGAAGGACCCGGCTGCACACTTTCACAGTGAAAAGTTGGCTGTTGCTTTTGGACTTCTAAGTCTTCCCAGTATCATCCCCTTGCACGTCATGAAGAATCTGCGTGTTTGTAATGATTGTCATAATTGGATTAAATTTATCTCCAAGGTGGTTGATCGGACTATCATTGTACGGGATGCCTACCGCTTCCATCATTTCCAAGATGGAAGTTGTTCTTGTAATGATTATTGGTAA
- the LOC131003237 gene encoding pentatricopeptide repeat-containing protein At4g13650 isoform X5 has translation MLLARRGYFPHFSLQRFRLVASANFLCKEIRKNHRTYHVGVLEQCLEIRDSPDAKFEGENLKTELCENDEVSGGLFNLSTPAKELNVSDVLNDLSRCRNLSFYDKTKPFYVGRDSYREVLNISRELDKIVTLDDGSVANILQACIGVKVSFHFVQLLHAKIIRCGFSTTPHVCNPLIDLYLKNEYVDSAVHIFKSMRARDSVSWVVMISGLSRNCHELDSIQLYSEMRRSTTSCSNMQVGVLVRGLWFSMQGSVGKSIELFEKMQTESLKPDSVTVASLLGSCALMGDLHKGIQLHSYAIKAGFAQSGKHEEALKVFTHMTQAGEEEANMFTYGSAISAAANLAHVKLGKQIHGRTIQTGHHSETEVCNVLVTLYAKCGCLDDAKRVFVEMPQKNEISWNAMITGYSQHGYGRKAIELFEHMNMLELKPNHITYVGVLTACSHVGLVEEGLSYFRSMSEQHGLVPKQEHYACVVDILGRAGQLGRAEAFMQSMPIEPDAMIWRTFLSACTVHKNRDFGEVAAKHLLELEPNHSATYVLTSNMYAVTGEWDHRDHTRLLMRNRGVKKEAGRSWIEVKNSVHAFFVGDRLHPLADEIYNYLDELTEKVAAIGYVPDQNSLWNEVELRQKDPAAHFHSEKLAVAFGLLSLPSIIPLHVMKNLRVCNDCHNWIKFISKVVDRTIIVRDAYRFHHFQDGSCSCNDYW, from the exons ATGTTGCTCGCTCGACGTGGCTACTTTCCACACTTTTCCTTGCAACGATTTCGATTAGTAGCTTCAGCGAACTTCCTCTGCAAG GAAATTCGTAAAAATCATCGAACTTACCATGTGGGTGTTCTAGAGCAATGCCTGGAGATCAGAGACTCTCCAGATGCCAAGTTTGAAGGGGAAAACTTGAAAACGGAGCTGTGTGAAAACGATGAAGTTTCTGGCGGGCTTTTCAATCTGAGTACACCTGCAAAAGAGTTAAATGTTTCAGATGTATTGAATGATCTTTCACGATGTAGAAATTTGAGCTTCTACGATAAAACAAAACCCTTCTATGTTGGGAGGGATTCATACAGGGAGGTATTGAATATTTCACGAGAACTTGACAAGATAGTTACTCTAGATGATGGCTCCGTGGCAAATATTCTGCAGGCTTGCATTGGTGTTAAAGTTTCTTTTCACTTTGTTCAACTGCTTCACGCTAAGATCATCCGTTGCGGTTTCAGTACAACCCCTCATGTTTGCAATCCTTTGATTGACTTATACCTGAAGAATGAATATGTAGATTCTGCAGTTCATATTTTTAAAAGCATGCGTGCGAGGGATAGTGTGTCTTGGGTTGTCATGATATCAGGCTTGTCTCGTAATTGTCATGAATTGGACAGTATCCAGCTTTATAGTGAGATGCGAAG GTCAACAACTTCATGCTCTAATATGCAAGTGGGGGTTCTCGTCAGAGGTCTAT GGTTCTCTATGCAAGGATCAGTTGGTAAGTCCATCGAATTGTTTGAGAAAATGCAGACTGAGTCCTTAAAACCAGATAGTGTTACAGTTGCAAGTTTACTGGGCAGTTGTGCTTTAATGGGGGATCTTCATAAGGGAATTCAATTGCATTCGTATGCAATCAAGGCAG GATTTGCACAGAGTGGAAAACACGAGGAGGCACTGAAGGTCTTCACTCATATGACTCAAGCTGGAGAGGAGGAGGCTAATATGTTCACCTATGGCTCTGCTATTAGTGCAGCTGCAAATTTGGCACATGTGAAACTAGGTAAGCAAATTCACGGCAGAACAATTCAAACAGGGCATCATAGCGAGACAGAAGTGTGCAATGTGTTAGTTACATTGTATGCAAAGTGTGGATGCCTTGATGATGCCAAGAGGGTGTTCGTGGAGATGCCTCAGAAAAATGAAATTTCATGGAATGCAATGATTACTGGTTATTCTCAACATGGATATGGTAGGAAAGCTATAGAGCTCTTTGAGCATATGAACATGCTTGAGCTAAAGCCAAATCATATAACGTATGTTGGGGTTTTGACTGCCTGTAGCCATGTAGGATTGGTGGAGGAGGGGCTTAGTTACTTCAGATCCATGAGTGAACAACATGGTTTAGTACCCAAACAAGAACACTATGCTTGTGTGGTCGATATTCTGGGGAGGGCAGGTCAACTTGGCCGTGCAGAAGCATTCATGCAATCTATGCCAATTGAACCAGATGCTATGATCTGGAGGACCTTCTTAAGTGCTTGCACAGTTCACAAAAATAGAGATTTTGGTGAAGTTGCAGCAAAGCATCTCTTGGAGTTAGAACCTAACCACTCTGCTACTTATGTTCTCACGTCGAACATGTATGCTGTTACCGGTGAATGGGATCATCGGGATCATACAAGGCTCCTCATGAGAAACAGAGGCGTGAAGAAAGAGGCTGGTCGTAGTTGGATTGAAGTGAAAAATTCAGTCCATGCATTTTTTGTTGGTGATAGACTCCATCCTCTTGCAGATGAGATTTACAACTACTTGGATGAACTAACCGAGAAGGTGGCCGCAATTGGTTATGTGCCAGATCAAAATAGCCTATGGAATGAGGTGGAGCTTAGGCAGAAGGACCCGGCTGCACACTTTCACAGTGAAAAGTTGGCTGTTGCTTTTGGACTTCTAAGTCTTCCCAGTATCATCCCCTTGCACGTCATGAAGAATCTGCGTGTTTGTAATGATTGTCATAATTGGATTAAATTTATCTCCAAGGTGGTTGATCGGACTATCATTGTACGGGATGCCTACCGCTTCCATCATTTCCAAGATGGAAGTTGTTCTTGTAATGATTATTGGTAA
- the LOC131003237 gene encoding pentatricopeptide repeat-containing protein At4g13650 isoform X3 → MLLARRGYFPHFSLQRFRLVASANFLCKEIRKNHRTYHVGVLEQCLEIRDSPDAKFEGENLKTELCENDEVSGGLFNLSTPAKELNVSDVLNDLSRCRNLSFYDKTKPFYVGRDSYREVLNISRELDKIVTLDDGSVANILQACIGVKVSFHFVQLLHAKIIRCGFSTTPHVCNPLIDLYLKNEYVDSAVHIFKSMRARDSVSWVVMISGLSRNCHELDSIQLYSEMRRSTTSCSNMQVGVLVRGLWFSMQGSVGKSIELFEKMQTESLKPDSVTVASLLGSCALMGDLHKGIQLHSYAIKAGMCVDIIIEGSLLDLYVKCSDVKTAYKLFLTTQTDNVVLWNVMLVAYGQLGDLHESFNLFSQMQIKGLRPNQYTYPSILRTCTSVGALDLGQQVHTQAIKTGFQPNVYVCSVLIDMYVKNGELETAMKIFRRLNEDDVVSWTAMISGFAQHDMFAEAIKLFEEMQERGIQTDNIGLASAISACAGIQALKQGRQIHSQSIVSGYSSDISVENALVCLYARCGCIQEAHLTFEKMHSRDNVSWNGLISGFAQSGKHEEALKVFTHMTQAGEEEANMFTYGSAISAAANLAHVKLGKQIHGRTIQTGHHSETEVCNVLVTLYAKCGCLDDAKRVFVEMPQKNEISWNAMITGYSQHGYGRKAIELFEHMNMLELKPNHITYVGVLTACSHVGLVEEGLSYFRSMSEQHGLVPKQEHYACVVDILGRAGQLGRAEAFMQSMPIEPDAMIWRTFLSACTVHKNRDFGEVAAKHLLELEPNHSATYVLTSNMYAVTGEWDHRDHTRLLMRNRGVKKEAGRSWIEVKNSVHAFFVGDRLHPLADEIYNYLDELTEKVAAIGYVPDQNSLWNEVELRQKDPAAHFHSEKLAVAFGLLSLPSIIPLHVMKNLRVCNDCHNWIKFISKVVDRTIIVRDAYRFHHFQDGSCSCNDYW, encoded by the exons ATGTTGCTCGCTCGACGTGGCTACTTTCCACACTTTTCCTTGCAACGATTTCGATTAGTAGCTTCAGCGAACTTCCTCTGCAAG GAAATTCGTAAAAATCATCGAACTTACCATGTGGGTGTTCTAGAGCAATGCCTGGAGATCAGAGACTCTCCAGATGCCAAGTTTGAAGGGGAAAACTTGAAAACGGAGCTGTGTGAAAACGATGAAGTTTCTGGCGGGCTTTTCAATCTGAGTACACCTGCAAAAGAGTTAAATGTTTCAGATGTATTGAATGATCTTTCACGATGTAGAAATTTGAGCTTCTACGATAAAACAAAACCCTTCTATGTTGGGAGGGATTCATACAGGGAGGTATTGAATATTTCACGAGAACTTGACAAGATAGTTACTCTAGATGATGGCTCCGTGGCAAATATTCTGCAGGCTTGCATTGGTGTTAAAGTTTCTTTTCACTTTGTTCAACTGCTTCACGCTAAGATCATCCGTTGCGGTTTCAGTACAACCCCTCATGTTTGCAATCCTTTGATTGACTTATACCTGAAGAATGAATATGTAGATTCTGCAGTTCATATTTTTAAAAGCATGCGTGCGAGGGATAGTGTGTCTTGGGTTGTCATGATATCAGGCTTGTCTCGTAATTGTCATGAATTGGACAGTATCCAGCTTTATAGTGAGATGCGAAG GTCAACAACTTCATGCTCTAATATGCAAGTGGGGGTTCTCGTCAGAGGTCTAT GGTTCTCTATGCAAGGATCAGTTGGTAAGTCCATCGAATTGTTTGAGAAAATGCAGACTGAGTCCTTAAAACCAGATAGTGTTACAGTTGCAAGTTTACTGGGCAGTTGTGCTTTAATGGGGGATCTTCATAAGGGAATTCAATTGCATTCGTATGCAATCAAGGCAGGTATGTGTGTGGATATCATCATAGAGGGTTCTTTGCTAGACCTTTATGTAAAATGTTCTGATGttaaaacagcttataaactcttcCTTACAACGCAAACAGATAATGTGGTGCTATGGAATGTGATGCTAGTGGCGTATGGACAGCTAGGCGATCTTCACGAGTCTTTCAACCTTTTTTCACAAATGCAAATTAAGGGCTTGAGACCTAACCAATACACATATCCTAGCATTCTAAGAACATGCACTTCTGTTGGAGCACTTGATCTAGGACAGCAAGTTCATACCCAAGCTATAAAAACTGGATTTCAGCCAAATGTGTATGTCTGTAGTGTGCTTATAGATATGTATGTCAAAAATGGTGAACTAGAAACTGCCATGAAAATTTTCAGACGTCTTAATGAAGATGATGTAGTTTCTTGGACAGCTATGATCTCTGGATTTGCTCAACATGACATGTTTGCTGAAGCTATTAAACTTTTTGAGGAAATGCAAGAACGAGGGATTCAAACAGATAATATAGGATTAGCAAGTGCTATTAGTGCTTGTGCTGGAATTCAAGCTCTAAAACAAGGACGTCAAATTCATAGTCAGTCTATTGTCTCTGGCTATTCCTCAGATATATCAGTTGAAAATGCACTTGTATGTCTCTATGCTAGATGTGGTTGTATACAAGAGGCACACTTGACATTTGAGAAAATGCATTCTCGAGATAACGTTTCGTGGAATGGTTTGATATCAGGATTTGCACAGAGTGGAAAACACGAGGAGGCACTGAAGGTCTTCACTCATATGACTCAAGCTGGAGAGGAGGAGGCTAATATGTTCACCTATGGCTCTGCTATTAGTGCAGCTGCAAATTTGGCACATGTGAAACTAGGTAAGCAAATTCACGGCAGAACAATTCAAACAGGGCATCATAGCGAGACAGAAGTGTGCAATGTGTTAGTTACATTGTATGCAAAGTGTGGATGCCTTGATGATGCCAAGAGGGTGTTCGTGGAGATGCCTCAGAAAAATGAAATTTCATGGAATGCAATGATTACTGGTTATTCTCAACATGGATATGGTAGGAAAGCTATAGAGCTCTTTGAGCATATGAACATGCTTGAGCTAAAGCCAAATCATATAACGTATGTTGGGGTTTTGACTGCCTGTAGCCATGTAGGATTGGTGGAGGAGGGGCTTAGTTACTTCAGATCCATGAGTGAACAACATGGTTTAGTACCCAAACAAGAACACTATGCTTGTGTGGTCGATATTCTGGGGAGGGCAGGTCAACTTGGCCGTGCAGAAGCATTCATGCAATCTATGCCAATTGAACCAGATGCTATGATCTGGAGGACCTTCTTAAGTGCTTGCACAGTTCACAAAAATAGAGATTTTGGTGAAGTTGCAGCAAAGCATCTCTTGGAGTTAGAACCTAACCACTCTGCTACTTATGTTCTCACGTCGAACATGTATGCTGTTACCGGTGAATGGGATCATCGGGATCATACAAGGCTCCTCATGAGAAACAGAGGCGTGAAGAAAGAGGCTGGTCGTAGTTGGATTGAAGTGAAAAATTCAGTCCATGCATTTTTTGTTGGTGATAGACTCCATCCTCTTGCAGATGAGATTTACAACTACTTGGATGAACTAACCGAGAAGGTGGCCGCAATTGGTTATGTGCCAGATCAAAATAGCCTATGGAATGAGGTGGAGCTTAGGCAGAAGGACCCGGCTGCACACTTTCACAGTGAAAAGTTGGCTGTTGCTTTTGGACTTCTAAGTCTTCCCAGTATCATCCCCTTGCACGTCATGAAGAATCTGCGTGTTTGTAATGATTGTCATAATTGGATTAAATTTATCTCCAAGGTGGTTGATCGGACTATCATTGTACGGGATGCCTACCGCTTCCATCATTTCCAAGATGGAAGTTGTTCTTGTAATGATTATTGGTAA
- the LOC131003237 gene encoding pentatricopeptide repeat-containing protein At4g13650 isoform X1, whose amino-acid sequence MLLARRGYFPHFSLQRFRLVASANFLCKEIRKNHRTYHVGVLEQCLEIRDSPDAKFEGENLKTELCENDEVSGGLFNLSTPAKELNVSDVLNDLSRCRNLSFYDKTKPFYVGRDSYREVLNISRELDKIVTLDDGSVANILQACIGVKVSFHFVQLLHAKIIRCGFSTTPHVCNPLIDLYLKNEYVDSAVHIFKSMRARDSVSWVVMISGLSRNCHELDSIQLYSEMRRLGVFPTPYVFSSIISACTKISLYGVGQQLHALICKWGFSSEVYVCNSLVSLYSRCGNLTSAELIFSEMQQRDKVSYNTLISGFSMQGSVGKSIELFEKMQTESLKPDSVTVASLLGSCALMGDLHKGIQLHSYAIKAGMCVDIIIEGSLLDLYVKCSDVKTAYKLFLTTQTDNVVLWNVMLVAYGQLGDLHESFNLFSQMQIKGLRPNQYTYPSILRTCTSVGALDLGQQVHTQAIKTGFQPNVYVCSVLIDMYVKNGELETAMKIFRRLNEDDVVSWTAMISGFAQHDMFAEAIKLFEEMQERGIQTDNIGLASAISACAGIQALKQGRQIHSQSIVSGYSSDISVENALVCLYARCGCIQEAHLTFEKMHSRDNVSWNGLISGFAQSGKHEEALKVFTHMTQAGEEEANMFTYGSAISAAANLAHVKLGKQIHGRTIQTGHHSETEVCNVLVTLYAKCGCLDDAKRVFVEMPQKNEISWNAMITGYSQHGYGRKAIELFEHMNMLELKPNHITYVGVLTACSHVGLVEEGLSYFRSMSEQHGLVPKQEHYACVVDILGRAGQLGRAEAFMQSMPIEPDAMIWRTFLSACTVHKNRDFGEVAAKHLLELEPNHSATYVLTSNMYAVTGEWDHRDHTRLLMRNRGVKKEAGRSWIEVKNSVHAFFVGDRLHPLADEIYNYLDELTEKVAAIGYVPDQNSLWNEVELRQKDPAAHFHSEKLAVAFGLLSLPSIIPLHVMKNLRVCNDCHNWIKFISKVVDRTIIVRDAYRFHHFQDGSCSCNDYW is encoded by the exons ATGTTGCTCGCTCGACGTGGCTACTTTCCACACTTTTCCTTGCAACGATTTCGATTAGTAGCTTCAGCGAACTTCCTCTGCAAG GAAATTCGTAAAAATCATCGAACTTACCATGTGGGTGTTCTAGAGCAATGCCTGGAGATCAGAGACTCTCCAGATGCCAAGTTTGAAGGGGAAAACTTGAAAACGGAGCTGTGTGAAAACGATGAAGTTTCTGGCGGGCTTTTCAATCTGAGTACACCTGCAAAAGAGTTAAATGTTTCAGATGTATTGAATGATCTTTCACGATGTAGAAATTTGAGCTTCTACGATAAAACAAAACCCTTCTATGTTGGGAGGGATTCATACAGGGAGGTATTGAATATTTCACGAGAACTTGACAAGATAGTTACTCTAGATGATGGCTCCGTGGCAAATATTCTGCAGGCTTGCATTGGTGTTAAAGTTTCTTTTCACTTTGTTCAACTGCTTCACGCTAAGATCATCCGTTGCGGTTTCAGTACAACCCCTCATGTTTGCAATCCTTTGATTGACTTATACCTGAAGAATGAATATGTAGATTCTGCAGTTCATATTTTTAAAAGCATGCGTGCGAGGGATAGTGTGTCTTGGGTTGTCATGATATCAGGCTTGTCTCGTAATTGTCATGAATTGGACAGTATCCAGCTTTATAGTGAGATGCGAAGGTTAGGAGTATTTCCAACTCCATATGTTTTTTCAAGTATTATAAGTGCCTGCACTAAGATAAGCTTGTATGGAGTAGGTCAACAACTTCATGCTCTAATATGCAAGTGGGGGTTCTCGTCAGAGGTCTATGTATGCAACTCTCTTGTCTCGCTTTATTCTAGATGTGGAAACTTAACATCCGCTGAACTGATTTTTAGTGAAATGCAGCAAAGGGACAAAGTTTCATACAACACTCTTATTTCAGGGTTCTCTATGCAAGGATCAGTTGGTAAGTCCATCGAATTGTTTGAGAAAATGCAGACTGAGTCCTTAAAACCAGATAGTGTTACAGTTGCAAGTTTACTGGGCAGTTGTGCTTTAATGGGGGATCTTCATAAGGGAATTCAATTGCATTCGTATGCAATCAAGGCAGGTATGTGTGTGGATATCATCATAGAGGGTTCTTTGCTAGACCTTTATGTAAAATGTTCTGATGttaaaacagcttataaactcttcCTTACAACGCAAACAGATAATGTGGTGCTATGGAATGTGATGCTAGTGGCGTATGGACAGCTAGGCGATCTTCACGAGTCTTTCAACCTTTTTTCACAAATGCAAATTAAGGGCTTGAGACCTAACCAATACACATATCCTAGCATTCTAAGAACATGCACTTCTGTTGGAGCACTTGATCTAGGACAGCAAGTTCATACCCAAGCTATAAAAACTGGATTTCAGCCAAATGTGTATGTCTGTAGTGTGCTTATAGATATGTATGTCAAAAATGGTGAACTAGAAACTGCCATGAAAATTTTCAGACGTCTTAATGAAGATGATGTAGTTTCTTGGACAGCTATGATCTCTGGATTTGCTCAACATGACATGTTTGCTGAAGCTATTAAACTTTTTGAGGAAATGCAAGAACGAGGGATTCAAACAGATAATATAGGATTAGCAAGTGCTATTAGTGCTTGTGCTGGAATTCAAGCTCTAAAACAAGGACGTCAAATTCATAGTCAGTCTATTGTCTCTGGCTATTCCTCAGATATATCAGTTGAAAATGCACTTGTATGTCTCTATGCTAGATGTGGTTGTATACAAGAGGCACACTTGACATTTGAGAAAATGCATTCTCGAGATAACGTTTCGTGGAATGGTTTGATATCAGGATTTGCACAGAGTGGAAAACACGAGGAGGCACTGAAGGTCTTCACTCATATGACTCAAGCTGGAGAGGAGGAGGCTAATATGTTCACCTATGGCTCTGCTATTAGTGCAGCTGCAAATTTGGCACATGTGAAACTAGGTAAGCAAATTCACGGCAGAACAATTCAAACAGGGCATCATAGCGAGACAGAAGTGTGCAATGTGTTAGTTACATTGTATGCAAAGTGTGGATGCCTTGATGATGCCAAGAGGGTGTTCGTGGAGATGCCTCAGAAAAATGAAATTTCATGGAATGCAATGATTACTGGTTATTCTCAACATGGATATGGTAGGAAAGCTATAGAGCTCTTTGAGCATATGAACATGCTTGAGCTAAAGCCAAATCATATAACGTATGTTGGGGTTTTGACTGCCTGTAGCCATGTAGGATTGGTGGAGGAGGGGCTTAGTTACTTCAGATCCATGAGTGAACAACATGGTTTAGTACCCAAACAAGAACACTATGCTTGTGTGGTCGATATTCTGGGGAGGGCAGGTCAACTTGGCCGTGCAGAAGCATTCATGCAATCTATGCCAATTGAACCAGATGCTATGATCTGGAGGACCTTCTTAAGTGCTTGCACAGTTCACAAAAATAGAGATTTTGGTGAAGTTGCAGCAAAGCATCTCTTGGAGTTAGAACCTAACCACTCTGCTACTTATGTTCTCACGTCGAACATGTATGCTGTTACCGGTGAATGGGATCATCGGGATCATACAAGGCTCCTCATGAGAAACAGAGGCGTGAAGAAAGAGGCTGGTCGTAGTTGGATTGAAGTGAAAAATTCAGTCCATGCATTTTTTGTTGGTGATAGACTCCATCCTCTTGCAGATGAGATTTACAACTACTTGGATGAACTAACCGAGAAGGTGGCCGCAATTGGTTATGTGCCAGATCAAAATAGCCTATGGAATGAGGTGGAGCTTAGGCAGAAGGACCCGGCTGCACACTTTCACAGTGAAAAGTTGGCTGTTGCTTTTGGACTTCTAAGTCTTCCCAGTATCATCCCCTTGCACGTCATGAAGAATCTGCGTGTTTGTAATGATTGTCATAATTGGATTAAATTTATCTCCAAGGTGGTTGATCGGACTATCATTGTACGGGATGCCTACCGCTTCCATCATTTCCAAGATGGAAGTTGTTCTTGTAATGATTATTGGTAA